A region from the Triticum aestivum cultivar Chinese Spring chromosome 3D, IWGSC CS RefSeq v2.1, whole genome shotgun sequence genome encodes:
- the LOC123073866 gene encoding sinapine esterase, producing MISWASSLPRKLVVAAALLALSVAIAASPAPANQSSCYKRLFSFGDSLIDTGNYIVHFSATPGPVVELPYGETFFGRPTGRWSDGRLIVDFIVERLGFPYWPAYLQAAAGKSPAEEFRYGVNFAVASATALSQDFFRKKRLRVDLMPPYSLDVQIGLFKKVVAVLGSTDQERKAAMASSLFLVGEIGANDYIQPLFQNKTLEWVRPLVPRIIRSIALSIEALIELGAKTMYVPGIFPMGCTPLFLGIFPGDDRDPATGCLRWLNDLTLVHNHMLKSQLDELRRNHPGVSITYVDYYEEMLSLVTKPVENGFAAETVLDACYPVFVPGRGVVRCPDPSRYVSWDGVHLTEAAYKIMAHGMLDGPFAMPPIMSTCNRNC from the exons atgatttcatgggcctcGTCTCTGCCTCGGAAGCTCGTGGTGGCGGCCGCTCTTCTTGCGCTGTCCGTGGCCATCGCGGCGTCGCCTGCGCCGGCGAACCAGAGCAGCTGCTACAAGCGTCTATTCAGCTTCGGTGACTCTCTGATCGACACCGGCAACTACATCGTCCACTTCTCCGCCACGCCGGGTCCGGTCGTGGAGTTGCCATACGGCGAGACCTTCTTCGGCCGGCCCACCGGCCGCTGGTCCGACGGCCGCCTCATCGTAGACTTCATCG TGGAGAGGCTGGGTTTCCCGTACTGGCCAGCGTACCTGCAGGCGGCGGCCGGGAAGTCGCCGGCAGAGGAGTTCCGGTACGGCGTGAATTTCGCTGTGGCCTCGGCCACGGCGTTGAGCCAGGATTTCTTCAGGAAGAAGCGCCTCCGTGTTGACCTGATGCCCCCCTACTCCCTCGACGTCCAGATCGGGTTGTTCAAGAAAGTTGTCGCCGTGCTCGGCTCCACGGACCAAG AGAGGAAGGCGGCAATGGCGAGCTCGCTGTTCCTGGTGGGGGAGATTGGCGCCAACGACTACATCCAACCCTTGTTCCAGAACAAGACGCTCGAATGGGTCAGGCCCCTCGTACCCCGGATCATCAGGTCCATCGCTCTGTCCATCGAGGCTCTAATCGAGCTGGGCGCCAAGACCATGTACGTGCCAGGCATCTTCCCCATGGGGTGCACCCCGCTGTTCCTCGGcatcttccccggcgacgaccgcGACCCCGCCACAGGCTGCCTCCGGTGGCTCAATGACCTCACCCTCGTCCACAACCACATGTTGAAATCCCAGCTCGACGAGCTCCGCCGCAACCATCCGGGCGTCTCCATCACTTACGTCGACTACTATGAGGAGATGCTCAGCCTGGTCACCAAGCCGGTGGAGAATGGGTTCGCTGCAGAGACGGTGCTGGATGCGTGCTACCCCGTCTTCGTTCCTGGGAGGGGGGTGGTGCGGTGCCCGGACCCGTCGAGGTACGTGTCATGGGATGGTGTACACTTGACGGAGGCAGCATATAAGATCATGGCCCACGGGATGCTTGACGGCCCGTTTGCCATGCCGCCCATCATGTCCACATGCAACCGCAACTGCTAG